The following proteins are encoded in a genomic region of Brachypodium distachyon strain Bd21 chromosome 1, Brachypodium_distachyon_v3.0, whole genome shotgun sequence:
- the LOC100838057 gene encoding aspartyl protease family protein 2, with translation MFKLLAAILLPVLFLSFAMALGQQGNVTGLSFQLVALHQAPDEHTNNGSSHATEDLNLPISTSARFIYGVFVSIGTGEGTRRKVLALDTGASTSWLMCEPCQPPLPQVGHLFSPAASPTFQGVRGDGPVCTVPYRHTDKGCSFRFPFAAGYLSRDTFHLRSGRSGTVMESVPGIMFGCAHSVTGFHNDGTLSGVLSLSHSPLSFLTLLGGRSSGRFSYCLPKPTTHNPDSFLRFGADVPSLPPHAHTTTLVHAGVPGYHLNIVGISLGNKRLHIDRHVFAAGGGCSINPAVTITRIMELAYLAVEHALVAHMKELGSGRVKGMPGRSLCFDHMDRSVRVQLPGMSFHFEDGAELRFAAEQLFDVRVMAACFLVVGRGHHQTVIGAAQQVDTRFTFDIAAGRLAFVPETCD, from the coding sequence ATGTTCAAGTTACTTGCAGCTATTCTTCTCCCAGTGCTCTTCTTGAGCTTTGCCATGGCATTGGGGCAGCAGGGCAATGTGACCGGCCTGAGCTTCCAGCTTGTCGCCCTTCACCAGGCTCCTGACGAGCATACCAACAATGGCTCTTCCCATGCCACCGAGGACCTGAACCTGCCGATCTCGACGTCGGCCCGGTTCATCTATGGTGTGTTCGTGTCGATCGGCACGGGGGAAGGCACCAGGCGGAAGGTCCTTGCGCTCGACACCGGTGCCAGCACGTCATGGTTGATGTGCGAGCCATGCCAGCCACCTCTTCCGCAGGTCGGCCACCTCTTCTCGCCGGCTGCATCACCCACATTCCAGGGTGTCCGTGGCGATGGCCCAGTCTGCACCGTGCCGTACCGGCACACGGACAAAGGCTGCTCTTTCCGCTTCCCGTTCGCTGCTGGGTACCTCTCACGCGACACCTTCCACCTGCGCAGCGGCAGGTCGGGCACAGTCATGGAGTCCGTCCCCGGCATCATGTTTGGCTGCGCGCACTCGGTCACCGGGTTCCACAACGACGGCACCCTCAGCGGGGTGCTATCTCTGAGCCACTCGCCGCTCTCGTTTCTGACACTGCTTGGTGGGCGTTCCAGCGGGAGGTTCTCCTACTGCCTCCCCAAGCCTACCACGCACAACCCCGACAGCTTCCTCCGGTTCGGCGCCGACGTCCCGAGCCTGCCACCACACGCCCACACGACCACCCTTGTGCATGCCGGCGTCCCTGGTTACCACCTCAACATCGTCGGCATCAGCCTGGGGAACAAGCGTCTCCACATTGACCGACACGTCTTCGCTGCGGGCGGTGGCTGCAGCATCAACCCGGCTGTTACCATTACAAGGATCATGGAGCTGGCATACCTCGCCGTGGAGCACGCGCTGGTGGCGCACATGAAGGAGCTGGGGTCAGGCCGGGTGAAGGGTATGCCGGGCAGGTCACTCTGCTTTGACCACATGGACCGGTCGGTGCGCGTGCAGCTCCCTGGCATGTCGTTTCACTTTGAGGATGGTGCTGAGCTTCGTTTCGCGGCGGAGCAGCTGTTCGATGTGCGCGTCATGGCGGCGTGCTTCCTTGTGGTGGGCCGAGGGCACCACCAGACGGTGATTGGTGCCGCACAACAGGTGGACACGCGGTTCACATTCGACATCGCTGCCGGGAGGCTAGCCTTCGTGCCGGAGACATGCGACTGA
- the LOC100823025 gene encoding pantoate--beta-alanine ligase, with the protein MAKAAAGGEPEVIRDKAAMRAWSRSRRAEGKTVVLVPTMGFLHDGHLSLVSAAAAVAGPVAVVVSIYVNPSQFAPTEDLATYPSDLAGDLRKLASTGAVHAVFNPPDLYVRGSAGSGASGGAVSCLEAVAAGGDGHETWVRVERLEKGLCGASRPVFFRGVATVVAKLFNVVEPDVAVFGKKDYQQWRLICRMVRDLDFAIEIIGSEIVREADGLAMSSRNVHLSHEEREKALSISRSLVNARTAALNGNNAAKQIKNQIVHTLTEAGGRVDYVEIVEQESLAPVEMIDRPVVICVAAWFGKVRLLDNIEICTRS; encoded by the exons atggcgaaggcggcggcagggggcgAGCCGGAGGTGATCCGGGACAAGGCGGCGATGCGGGCGTGGTCGCGCAGCCGGCGGGCGGAGGGTAAGACGGTGGTGCTGGTGCCCACCATGGGCTTCCTCCACGACGGCCACCTCTCGCTCgtctccgccgcggcggccgtggccggccccgtcgccgtcgtcgtctccaTCTACGTCAACCCCAGCCAGTTCGCGCCCACCGAGGACCTCGCCACCTACCCCTCCGACCTCGCCGGGGACCTCCGCAAGCTCGCCTCCACCGGCGCCGTCCACGCCGTCTTCAACCCGCCGGACCTCTACGTCCGCGGCTCCGCTGGAAGCGGCGCTTCTGGCGGCGCGGTCTCCTGCttggaggcggtggcggcgggtggGGATGGGCACGAGACCTGGGTCCGGGTGGAGAGGCTCGAGAAGGGGCTGTGTGGGGCCAGCCGGCCAGTCTTCTTCCGTGGTGTGGCCACTGTGGTGGCCAAGCTGTTCAACGTCGTCGAGCCCGATGTCGCGGTGTTCGGGAAGAAGGATTATCAGCAGTGGCGTCTCATCTGCCGAATG GTTCGTGATCTTGATTTTGCCATAGAGATAATAGGGTCAGAAATAGTGCGAGAAGCCGACGGTCTTGCCATGAGCTCTCGCAATGTGCACCTATCACATGAGGAACGGGAGAAG GCGTTATCCATCAGTAGATCACTGGTAAATGCTAGAACTGCTGCCTTGAATGGAAACAATGCTGCCAAACAAATAAAGAATCAAATAGTGCACACCCTTACTGAAGCTGGCGGGCGGGTTGACTATGTTGAG ATTGTGGAGCAAGAAAGTTTGGCACCTGTGGAGATGATCGATCGCCCTGTTGTAATTTGTGTTGCTGCATGGTTTGGAAAGGTTAGATTGCTCGATAATATCGAAATCTGTACACGCTCCTGA